The Betta splendens chromosome 12, fBetSpl5.4, whole genome shotgun sequence genome contains the following window.
tttctAGGACAAAGgttactgcgcagaaccctcaagcttcctgtgATCTTCCTGTAAGAGATGAGTCATGCTAAAGTCATCTGTTGTGTAATTTTGTCAAGCAGAGTAGTTTCAAACTAAAGGTCTCAGGAAAAGTCAAGGTATATATTTATCCTCGTTTTGAGGATTTTgctgcacacaacaacaacggTTGAACAAGATTCCAGTCATGTTccacataaatgtgcaatatgTACATGTAGTGTATGTTATATATATAGTTTGACAGTTGGTCAGgtttattattttgaaaggtaaaATAGTGGGGACGTTTTCAGTAAATCACAAGTCTTGGTTCTCCAGAAGTTGCTTTGCATGCACACACTTGAACCGCCCCAAAGAGAAGAACACTTTACACAACTTTCGATCCTACACAGTCTCGTGGTCGATCATCCAAACCAACACCATGCTTCACCCGTGGGATCGCGTAGACACAATGTGCAACCTCAGCCCGTGGGCTCTGCTGCCTCTCTTCAGCTCTGGGTTCACAGCTGCTGGATTCTGGCTGGTGTAAGTTCAGTTTTCCGTCTGTAGATGCGGTGAGACTTAGTGCAAGTCTGGAAATTAGATGAGGGAGCTTTTTCTACAGTGATGTTCTGACTACGGGGCCTGTTTGTAGGTGTGACTGTTGACCATAATCAATGGAAGATGATTAGAACCGTTATGAATAATATTTGCTGTATCCTGTGACGGGCTGTCAACTTACTTCTGTGTCGACAGATGCTATTTGCGTCCCCCTGGGTTGAGCTTTCCTCCATTCCTTGCGTACGTACTTGTTATTCCCACTAAATAGTGAAAGTTTAACTTTTTTACTTGCCAAGTGTAACAGTGagtgtttcttgtttttctcctcagggaCGCAGCCATGTTTGCACCATCCAGCTGCATCTTCAGCGCTGTCATGAACGTGTCCGCTTTTCTGTGTAAGAAGAATGATTCACCAAACAGTGTAGATGTGTCCTGTGGGAGAGATTCTTCTTCATCAGGAACTAAATGTAAAAGAAAcgtctctgttctgtttcagtGTTCGCCGTCGTCTTCCTCAGATACTGTCAACTGAAATACAGAGCAGATGTTCATTGCCTGAACATGAGCGGAGTGGtggttttctctttttccttccttgGAATGTTAATCACTGGAAACATCCCGGTACATCGCTtcactgttttaaaatgtatgttGGTCTCAGCTATAAAGTGTGTTCCACAGGATTAACCCTCTGGGATTTAGTTTGCAGTGGATGAAATTCTGCCCAACAACGGTTCATATATGACGTTTTTCGCTGGATTGCTCTACTGCTGGATGCAGACAATCATGACCCTGAAGGTTAACTTGAAGAAAGAGGGAAAGATGGTCGGTCTTCTCCGAGTCCTCTTGTCTACAGCCATCACTGTCTGCCTGACTTTCTGTATCCTTTCACTGAGACCTACtcaacacagtaaaacacattgaTTGATGTGCTGTATTTAAACAACACTAAATAAGCATCATGATACGGGGCTGCTTCGTAATTCAGCCAGTTACAGTTACTACAAAAGAAGTGAAGAATACAGTTTCTTTCATGTCTCAGCCTTAACTCACCTGATGCAGATATCTACCTGATGTTCCATTACTCCTACGAATACGACTACCTTACACCTCGATTCCAGTGGGCCGTAATCATGCTATACCTTGTCTTCTTCAGCACCTTTGCCATTGAATTTAGACACTATCGCTTCAGCATCGAGTGCACAGAGAACTCTGGAGATCTCCTCACAAAGGAAGAATTCATCGCTACCGTGTCTGAAAAGGTCCCACTTCAAGatcattaaaaat
Protein-coding sequences here:
- the LOC114867144 gene encoding transmembrane protein 150C-like isoform X1, with product MLHPWDRVDTMCNLSPWALLPLFSSGFTAAGFWLVCYLRPPGLSFPPFLADAAMFAPSSCIFSAVMNVSAFLLFAVVFLRYCQLKYRADVHCLNMSGVVVFSFSFLGMLITGNIPFAVDEILPNNGSYMTFFAGLLYCWMQTIMTLKVNLKKEGKMVGLLRVLLSTAITVCLTFYIYLMFHYSYEYDYLTPRFQWAVIMLYLVFFSTFAIEFRHYRFSIECTENSGDLLTKEEFIATVSEKVPLQDH
- the LOC114867144 gene encoding transmembrane protein 150C-like isoform X2, which codes for MLHPWDRVDTMCNLSPWALLPLFSSGFTAAGFWLVDAAMFAPSSCIFSAVMNVSAFLLFAVVFLRYCQLKYRADVHCLNMSGVVVFSFSFLGMLITGNIPFAVDEILPNNGSYMTFFAGLLYCWMQTIMTLKVNLKKEGKMVGLLRVLLSTAITVCLTFYIYLMFHYSYEYDYLTPRFQWAVIMLYLVFFSTFAIEFRHYRFSIECTENSGDLLTKEEFIATVSEKVPLQDH